One window of Mesorhizobium loti R88b genomic DNA carries:
- the rlmH gene encoding 23S rRNA (pseudouridine(1915)-N(3))-methyltransferase RlmH, translated as MKISVHAVGRMKAGPERELADRYFERFAKSGPAVGLEFAGITEIAEGRAQSAGERQRDESSRLQAQLQPGTALILLDERGKSLSSQDFANRIGQLRDGGRKALVLAIGGADGHDPSLRDQAELVLSFGALTWPHQLVRVMLGEQLYRVATILSGHPYHRA; from the coding sequence ATGAAGATTTCAGTTCATGCCGTGGGCCGGATGAAAGCCGGCCCCGAGCGGGAGTTGGCCGACCGCTATTTCGAGCGCTTCGCCAAGAGCGGGCCTGCGGTCGGGCTCGAATTCGCCGGAATTACCGAGATCGCCGAGGGCCGGGCGCAGAGCGCCGGTGAGCGCCAGCGTGACGAGAGCTCCAGGCTGCAGGCGCAGTTGCAGCCCGGCACGGCGCTGATCCTGCTCGATGAGCGCGGCAAGAGCCTTTCCTCGCAGGATTTCGCCAATCGAATCGGGCAGTTGCGCGACGGCGGCCGCAAGGCCCTGGTGCTTGCCATAGGCGGCGCGGACGGTCATGATCCGTCGCTGCGTGACCAGGCCGAACTGGTGCTGTCGTTCGGCGCGCTGACCTGGCCGCATCAGCTGGTGCGGGTGATGCTGGGCGAACAACTCTACAGGGTGGCGACGATCCTCTCCGGCCACCCCTATCATCGCGCGTGA
- a CDS encoding MFS transporter, whose protein sequence is MPIPEKNRTEVDREPGNTPTPLIAIASVIVSMALIAVGNGLMFAYIPVRLGVEGFDPTWAGLIITGLSAGGLAGCILTGPLVRRVGHARAFMVLSALIALANAAVGAGPHPVLWIAARALYGFAICGLFIVAQSWLNDAVANAIRGRVMAFFYVAYVAGLGVGYATLALVDIKTADAPLIGIVFTALSILPVGLTRLAQPPAPQAASVALRRAWRISPVGVAGMLAVGGLSMSIAGFAPIHATAKGYSQADVALLLSVMPLGTLLLQLPFGWISDRTDRRYVLIGASALAAVAGMFALGFDGGALPALLVIYVLWDGASESIYSLSSAHAADRAGKDDMVALSSSLLFAWSLAGFVVPGIVTALSAVFGTQAFIYVSIVIACVFCLFVLLRVFTTQAVPATETGSFAPMTAQAPLPVELAYAPDDEPRRGGG, encoded by the coding sequence ATGCCAATCCCTGAGAAAAACCGCACCGAGGTCGACCGCGAACCGGGCAACACGCCGACGCCGCTGATTGCGATTGCCAGCGTCATCGTGTCGATGGCGCTGATCGCCGTCGGAAATGGGCTGATGTTTGCCTATATCCCGGTGAGGCTCGGTGTCGAAGGCTTCGATCCGACCTGGGCCGGGCTCATCATAACCGGCCTTTCGGCTGGCGGCCTCGCAGGCTGTATCCTCACCGGACCACTGGTGCGCAGGGTCGGCCACGCCCGTGCCTTCATGGTGCTGTCGGCGCTGATCGCGCTGGCCAATGCAGCCGTCGGTGCTGGACCGCATCCGGTTTTGTGGATCGCTGCCCGTGCCTTGTACGGCTTTGCCATATGCGGCCTGTTCATCGTTGCGCAGAGTTGGCTCAACGATGCCGTCGCCAATGCCATACGTGGCCGGGTGATGGCCTTTTTCTACGTCGCCTATGTCGCCGGGCTTGGTGTTGGCTACGCCACGTTGGCGCTGGTCGATATCAAAACCGCGGATGCGCCGTTGATCGGCATCGTCTTTACGGCGCTATCGATCCTGCCGGTCGGGTTGACCAGACTTGCCCAGCCGCCGGCGCCACAGGCGGCATCGGTTGCGCTGCGCCGTGCCTGGCGGATTTCGCCGGTCGGCGTTGCCGGCATGCTGGCGGTCGGTGGCCTGTCGATGTCGATTGCCGGCTTTGCGCCGATCCATGCCACCGCCAAGGGCTACAGCCAGGCCGATGTGGCGTTGCTGCTTTCGGTGATGCCGCTCGGTACGTTGCTCCTGCAGCTTCCGTTCGGCTGGATTTCCGACCGCACCGACCGCCGCTATGTGCTGATCGGGGCCTCGGCGCTCGCTGCGGTGGCCGGCATGTTCGCGCTCGGCTTCGATGGCGGCGCGCTGCCGGCGCTGCTGGTGATCTATGTCCTGTGGGACGGCGCTTCGGAATCGATCTATTCGCTGTCCAGCGCACACGCCGCCGACCGTGCCGGCAAGGACGACATGGTGGCGCTGTCCAGTTCGCTGCTGTTTGCCTGGTCGCTGGCCGGCTTTGTGGTGCCGGGCATCGTGACGGCGCTGTCGGCTGTCTTCGGCACACAGGCCTTCATTTATGTGTCCATCGTCATTGCCTGCGTCTTCTGCCTGTTTGTGTTGTTGCGGGTGTTCACCACGCAAGCCGTCCCGGCTACAGAGACTGGCAGTTTCGCGCCGATGACGGCACAGGCGCCGCTGCCGGTGGAACTTGCCTATGCGCCGGATGACGAACCCCGGCGCGGGGGCGGTTGA
- the rsfS gene encoding ribosome silencing factor encodes MPSPARISVDDAVSRAIKTVLASLEDSKAENIVSIDIQGKSSLGDYMVVASGRSHRHVSAVADHLLKALKDAGLGTARVEGLSGADWVLIDSGDIIVHVFRPEVREFYNLEKMWQAPDLEEETLH; translated from the coding sequence ATGCCTTCGCCGGCCAGGATCAGCGTAGACGACGCCGTGTCCCGTGCCATCAAGACAGTCCTTGCCAGTCTGGAAGACTCCAAGGCCGAAAATATTGTCTCAATCGACATTCAGGGGAAATCGAGCCTCGGCGACTATATGGTTGTCGCGTCGGGCCGATCGCACCGTCATGTCTCGGCTGTCGCCGACCATCTCCTCAAGGCGCTCAAGGATGCCGGTCTCGGCACGGCGCGCGTCGAGGGGCTGTCCGGTGCTGACTGGGTCCTGATCGATTCAGGCGATATCATCGTCCATGTCTTCCGCCCCGAAGTCCGCGAATTCTACAATCTCGAAAAGATGTGGCAGGCGCCGGATCTCGAGGAAGAGACCCTTCACTAA
- a CDS encoding mechanosensitive ion channel family protein, with product MPIDPQNALLTIQASLAQLSTLIVSYSFSAIGAVILLVAGYIVAGLAERSIFAGLGHIHGFDQTLRHFFSKIVRYAILVLVVIMVLGQFGVQTASIIAAIGAIGLAIGLALQGTLQNIAAGIMLLALRPFRIGESVEVGSISGSIEEIGLFATKLRAADGIYILAPNSTLWNQPVRNFSRNGVRRADISLSIGSWNDIDGAQKTLLAIAGAERRVKREPAPIAFVATLGDSTVSITLRYWTSSADFFATQTDLTKRAKQEFDSEGISIPLPPPEAPAPEVRRQ from the coding sequence ATGCCGATCGACCCGCAAAATGCCCTTCTCACCATCCAGGCCAGCCTCGCCCAGCTCAGCACGCTGATCGTTTCGTATTCCTTTTCGGCTATTGGTGCCGTCATCCTGCTGGTCGCCGGCTACATCGTCGCGGGACTTGCCGAGCGATCCATCTTCGCCGGTCTCGGTCACATCCACGGTTTCGACCAGACATTGCGGCATTTCTTCTCCAAGATCGTCCGCTACGCCATTCTGGTGCTGGTCGTCATCATGGTTCTTGGCCAGTTCGGCGTGCAGACGGCCTCGATCATCGCGGCGATCGGCGCCATTGGCCTCGCCATCGGCCTGGCGCTGCAAGGCACGCTGCAGAACATCGCCGCCGGCATCATGCTGCTGGCGCTGCGGCCGTTCCGCATCGGCGAATCCGTCGAGGTTGGCTCCATATCAGGCTCGATCGAGGAAATCGGCCTGTTCGCCACCAAGCTCAGGGCCGCCGACGGCATCTACATCCTGGCGCCCAATTCGACGCTGTGGAACCAGCCGGTGCGCAATTTCTCGCGCAACGGCGTGCGCCGCGCCGACATCAGCTTGAGCATCGGCTCGTGGAACGACATCGATGGCGCCCAGAAGACATTGCTTGCCATTGCCGGCGCTGAACGCCGAGTGAAGCGGGAGCCGGCACCGATCGCCTTCGTCGCGACATTGGGCGACAGCACCGTGTCGATCACCTTGCGCTACTGGACGTCATCAGCCGATTTCTTCGCCACCCAGACCGATCTCACCAAGCGCGCCAAGCAGGAGTTCGATAGCGAAGGCATATCGATCCCCCTGCCACCGCCGGAAGCACCGGCACCGGAAGTGCGTCGGCAATAA
- a CDS encoding nicotinate-nucleotide adenylyltransferase: protein MPHAEKGLAVGLFGGSFNPPHAGHALVAEIALRRLALDQLWWMVTPGNPLKSTRELAPLAERLQLSEKIAKNPKIKVTAFEAAHNVRYTADTLALVKARNPGIDFVWIMGADSLRDFHRWQRWREIVLTFPIAVIDRPGATLSFLSSVVAKTFDYARIDEGDAPLLARMQAPAWTFIHGPRSSLSSSAIRRMAKS from the coding sequence ATGCCGCATGCGGAAAAAGGCCTGGCCGTCGGCCTGTTCGGCGGTTCTTTCAATCCACCGCATGCCGGCCATGCGCTGGTCGCCGAGATCGCGCTCAGGCGCCTGGCGCTCGACCAGCTGTGGTGGATGGTGACGCCGGGCAACCCGCTGAAGAGCACGCGCGAGCTGGCGCCGCTGGCAGAGCGGCTGCAGCTGTCGGAGAAGATCGCCAAGAACCCGAAGATCAAGGTCACTGCTTTCGAGGCCGCGCACAATGTGCGCTACACCGCCGACACGCTGGCGCTGGTCAAGGCGCGCAATCCCGGCATCGACTTCGTCTGGATCATGGGTGCGGATAGTCTGCGCGATTTCCACCGCTGGCAGCGCTGGCGCGAGATCGTGCTGACCTTCCCGATCGCGGTCATCGACCGGCCGGGCGCGACGCTGTCCTTCCTGTCATCGGTCGTCGCCAAGACCTTCGACTATGCCCGCATCGACGAAGGCGACGCGCCGCTGCTTGCCCGCATGCAGGCGCCGGCCTGGACCTTCATCCACGGCCCGCGATCATCGCTGTCGTCGAGCGCGATCCGTAGGATGGCGAAATCATGA